Within Fusarium keratoplasticum isolate Fu6.1 chromosome 8, whole genome shotgun sequence, the genomic segment TCCGACCCGGCCCCGGTGGTCTCGAAGGCCGGTACTTTACCGATACGCTTTTCAAGATGTACAAAGGGCTCTGCATGCGAAAGGGCTACCGTCACAGCGTGATGAAGTACGAATTCGCCGACACAGCAGGCgactcatcctcctcagccggcgAAAACCCCCTTCAAGAAGCCGTCCTCGAAatccaagaccaaggcgcCTTTGACCTCTTCCGCAGCGAGGCGGGCATGCATCGAGTCCAGCGCATCCCCAGCACCGAGAGCAAAGGCCGCGTTCACACGAGCGCCGTCGCAGTATGGGTTCTCCCCTCGTTTCCTGAGAATGGCACTGGCAGCGTCGACTTTGAAGATCCGGAGAGCGACTTTTACGTGAACCCTCAGGAGGTCAAGATTGAAACTATGCGGGCTCGCGGTGCAGGTGGACAGCACGTTAACAAGACCGAGTCCGCGATTCGAATGACGCATTTACCCACGGGAACGACGGTGTCGATGCAGGATCATAGATCGCAACAGAGAAATCGAGAGGAGGCGTGGAAAATGATGCGTGCGAGAATTGCGGATCAGAGGAGAGaggcaagagaagaggaggctgcaAAGTTGAGGAATAGTGTCTTGTCCAAGACGCAGATCACACGAGGCGATAAGATCAGGACGTACAACTATAACCAGGATCGATGTACTGACCATCGCGCGGGGATAGATGTGCATGATTTGCCCAATGTGctggagggaggagagaagcTGGATAGGATCATGGATGGCGCGAGGGATTGGCTCGTCGGCAGGGACATTGAGCTCCTTGTCACAGAAGAGGAagcaaaagagaaggaaaacaAAGGCAAGAAATAGACACAAAGTGTATAAAAGTGTAGAATAGTATTGGTTGTATTATACAGGACCTGCTGTAAGATGAATGAGATGGTCTCTGCTGACGGCATGAATACAAGACGACATATCCTCTCATGATAACCCTTTCGTAGTCTTCATCTCGGCATGCAACTGAATTAGACACCAGATTATACCCATTTTCAAGACACCAAACTCCTGGCAAGATCACAACCAGGATATCCATGTCTTGCGCTCccagccatcaactccatgcAACGTTCAAGAACTCCGTCAAACGCATTAACCCAAATCTGATGGAGGATCTCACATGAGACCTCCTAGGACCACCTTGCCGATACTGGCTACTTCCGTCTTGATATGATGTCGGCTCTGATCTTCAAATTCTCGTACAATACCCTGCACGATAATCTTTCGCACTCGTGAGTCGGCTTTGGTAAAGAGCTCAGCGACGGGAGCGGAGCACTCGCGGGGTGAAGGCACAAGAGCCAAGAATCGGGTGTAACAATCGATCAAGACATCGCACAATGTCGCAAACGTCTCAAAGTAGTCGGGATCGAAGGGTAGTGATGGTGTCAAGAGATGCGTATACTCTTCACCAGGAAGCAGATCCGTTTCTGACGCCGCAAAGTTCATAACTGCCGGCGCGGGTCCACCAGCCGCGGGCACAGGAGCCATCTCGTCTACCATGGGATGCATATCAGCGGCAGATGTTGATCGTCGCGACTTACCGCCCGGTCGGCGGAACATGCTGGGAAGACGGGCGCGGGTCAAGGAAGCGGCTGTCGAGGAGTCGCCGTGGAGTTGCTGGAAAGAGTCGTATTCGGAGAGGAGGGTGTTCAGACTTCGCAGAAACTCGATCGGAGTGGAGGAGTAGAGATCGACGACGGTGGGGAGagagaggccgaggaggagatggttTGTTGCTTTGCGACCGAGCTTCCGTGTGTCAAACGAGGGCATGCGGTGGAGGTCTTGTTTTTCGAAGAGGTAGGTCTTGAACCAGTGGACACGGCCTTCATGACTGCATGCTGTTAGTGTGCGATTATAGGAATATGCTGTTGGAAAACGCACGCTTTGCGCAAATAGTCAAGCGTCGAAATGCGCTTGTTGGCGAGCTCAGTGACATGATGGTGCATAATGCTGGCTTCGCTCTGCTGCCACACACCAGTCGTGCCAGGCGCACCGTTTGAAGTCCCATGAGACGTCATACCGCCGCCCAAATGAATTGTTGATCCAGTCGCAGTGCGGTTCAACATCTGAATGCCCAAGTCGGGAGCCTGTGGGAGATGATGACCCTCGGCGAGATCGGGTCGGGGTGATATtttggcagcggcagccagCGCGTATTCAGGGAGGGCGGGGGGCGCTGCTGCGTCCGTCACGTAGGCATTTGGACCGTTTCCGAATGAACTCCCGCGGCGGCGCGATCCGGACAGCGAAGACTTgcgcgagaaggagggcttGCGGTCCTTGATCAGGAGGTTCGggtggttggtgttgagggggTCGACGCCGTGGCCGTCGCGAGTCGTAGGgcgggaggcggcggcgttggaggaggaggagaagatggaggtcgagaagatggGCGTGCCGGTGGAATTGGGTGTCTTGGGCGGCATTTTGGGCGGTCGGTGGGCTTGTGGTTATTAATTAGAGACTATGGAGTGTGTGGTAGGTAGTGTGCTGTGCGAGTCGTTTGAGAGGCTGTGCGGCAGCCGCGCGTAAGGGATGGCACACTCTGTCGGTAGGATCGGCAGGTAAAGGATGAGACAGCGCAGCTGCTTTCGAGCAAGAGTCAGAGCCGCAGACGGTGGTAGCGTTGCAGCCAAGCAAGGGGGTGGGTGGAGGGGGTGGTATGGAGGGGAGGTAGGTAGGTGAAGTGGCGCTGAGGATTGCGCCTGTTTGGCGACTTTCCCAGCTCGAGCCCCTGGCTGGGAGGTTGTATCGGTGGCGGGTTCGAGGGTCGATCGTGATGAATGATGCTGTGAGGGATTCTTTAGCTGGCAGTTGTTGATGTTTCTTCAGGCCCGCCGCCCCTTGTTTGGACAAAAAAGTGGATATCAAAGCGGTGATTGCATTCGGCAAGGGGTAAG encodes:
- a CDS encoding RF-PROK-I domain-containing protein — its product is MSPAPWICRSCTRALARSHVRQFVRFASNDASSLLAPALLHRAQSMTSEYDELQKTLNASFDSTKAKRVGELSRVAEALKAWEKSQASVAELTAMLNDPEQDADLVSIARDELESETGKLESLARNLSASLTPRHPFADFPCMIEFRPGPGGLEGRYFTDTLFKMYKGLCMRKGYRHSVMKYEFADTAGDSSSSAGENPLQEAVLEIQDQGAFDLFRSEAGMHRVQRIPSTESKGRVHTSAVAVWVLPSFPENGTGSVDFEDPESDFYVNPQEVKIETMRARGAGGQHVNKTESAIRMTHLPTGTTVSMQDHRSQQRNREEAWKMMRARIADQRREAREEEAAKLRNSVLSKTQITRGDKIRTYNYNQDRCTDHRAGIDVHDLPNVLEGGEKLDRIMDGARDWLVGRDIELLVTEEEAKEKENKGKK